A stretch of Desulfurivibrio alkaliphilus AHT 2 DNA encodes these proteins:
- a CDS encoding diguanylate cyclase domain-containing protein: MKILPLESDTTYGQVSRELNRHIVNLLDSLSALSALADLPVAGLDQRELLQQALEALMENQDLERCSIFLLEEESGELINAAGLDWEDLLRGDDTPELAGAPQQRRPPRRFRLGEGIIGQAAAAGELVECRSTATDPRFKQAPQTGAPEPDGSLLCLPIRSEEGILGVLNVFYPAPNYFTLWHQRLLRLFCTMLGRLLSNRELFDEMEMLVERRTRALQEANTGLQNEVQRRQQAEEELAGQHAFLQTVIDGCAEPIMVIAKDHRVLWMNRAARTITEDGRGQEFCYQVSHRRDTPCRPDDEHPCPLQMVLNTGEATRVVHEYCNAAGDPRAMEVLATPFLDAEDRLAGIIESGRDITERVLTESNLRRQQEELHAKAYYDPLTGLPNRQLFNLRLHHLTRRHEGEAALLFIDLDGFKAINDRHGHLFADQLLRVVGKRLRQAVRQKDMVARFAGDEFVVLLESLHNGPGDAEKVAEKLLAAMARPMNLEEQEVQIGASIGLALFPTDAADPEQLLEKADAAMFAAKKAGKHTWRHCSAS, from the coding sequence GTGAAGATTTTGCCGTTGGAGTCTGACACCACATACGGCCAGGTTTCCCGGGAGTTGAACCGCCATATCGTCAACCTGCTGGACTCCCTGTCCGCCCTCTCCGCCCTGGCCGACCTGCCGGTGGCCGGGCTTGATCAGCGGGAATTACTGCAGCAGGCCCTGGAAGCCCTGATGGAAAACCAGGACCTGGAGCGCTGTTCCATCTTCCTGCTGGAGGAAGAAAGCGGGGAACTTATCAACGCCGCCGGCCTGGACTGGGAGGATCTGCTGCGCGGAGACGATACCCCCGAGCTTGCCGGGGCGCCGCAGCAACGCCGGCCCCCGCGCCGCTTTCGCTTGGGCGAAGGGATAATCGGCCAGGCGGCAGCAGCCGGAGAGCTGGTTGAGTGCCGCTCAACCGCCACCGACCCCCGTTTCAAGCAAGCGCCGCAAACCGGGGCACCGGAACCCGACGGTTCCCTGCTTTGCCTGCCGATCCGCTCGGAAGAAGGGATCCTGGGGGTGCTCAATGTCTTCTACCCGGCCCCGAACTACTTCACTCTCTGGCACCAGCGCCTGCTGCGACTTTTTTGCACCATGCTGGGCCGGTTGCTGAGCAACCGGGAGCTGTTTGACGAAATGGAAATGCTGGTTGAGCGCCGCACCCGGGCTCTGCAAGAAGCCAACACCGGCTTGCAGAATGAAGTGCAACGGCGCCAGCAGGCCGAGGAAGAGCTGGCTGGCCAGCACGCTTTTCTGCAAACGGTGATCGACGGCTGCGCCGAACCCATCATGGTGATTGCCAAAGACCACCGCGTGCTCTGGATGAATCGGGCGGCCCGCACGATTACCGAGGATGGCCGCGGCCAGGAGTTCTGCTACCAGGTTTCGCACCGACGCGACACCCCCTGCCGACCGGATGACGAGCACCCCTGTCCCCTGCAGATGGTCTTAAATACGGGGGAGGCCACCAGAGTGGTGCATGAATATTGCAATGCCGCCGGCGATCCCCGGGCCATGGAGGTTCTGGCCACCCCTTTCCTCGATGCCGAAGACCGGCTGGCCGGGATAATTGAAAGTGGCCGTGATATCACTGAACGGGTACTTACCGAATCGAACCTGCGCCGGCAGCAGGAGGAGTTACACGCCAAGGCCTACTACGACCCCCTGACCGGCCTGCCCAACCGGCAACTTTTCAACCTGCGCCTGCACCATCTGACCCGTCGGCACGAGGGTGAAGCGGCTCTGCTTTTTATTGATCTCGACGGCTTCAAGGCGATCAACGACCGGCACGGCCATCTCTTTGCCGACCAACTGCTGCGGGTGGTGGGCAAACGCTTGCGGCAGGCGGTTCGCCAAAAGGACATGGTGGCCCGTTTCGCCGGCGACGAGTTCGTGGTACTGCTGGAATCTTTGCACAACGGCCCAGGCGACGCCGAGAAAGTGGCTGAAAAACTGCTGGCCGCAATGGCCCGACCGATGAACCTGGAAGAGCAGGAAGTACAAATTGGGGCCAGCATCGGCCTGGCCCTCTTCCCCACCGATGCCGCCGACCCGGAGCAACTGCTGGAGAAGGCCGACGCCGCGATGTTTGCCGCCAAAAAGGCGGGCAAGCACACCTGGCGGCACTGCTCCGCCTCTTGA
- a CDS encoding HD-GYP domain-containing protein has product MDKAPKLPIDRLIEVVQKGGTVRTGVDVFNKQGILLLDKEVPITDPQVLVRAKEQGAGMVPINAAGGGGIWDSQGNRLDLPSEAPVQKPVAGGGRGGEIERRINEIIETKRIAAEKYQQAKACLRQIMDSIRRTGGEFDLEPVNETVKGLANFVTSHDNSFAYLTREIFSCDDYLYNHSVNVCTIGTVVLKKFNSNFSNAVNSLLNNVPTGGLGEEKRDPSAFSYFLPAELQDISLGFFLHDLGKVLIDPEVLNKTGRLKESEFAEVRKHVTEKARLILDKNRLNNPYIANICYYHHAKLYSAEERCYPAQSPHLIPAYVKVCKLADVYDAMTSKRCYREALNPVGAVTDIFNRYARKEPLLQYVLHSFVKSVGIYPPGSVVHLTNGQLCYVLESDGPVLLPLTDSEGESLRDKPELLDLSQGQAPKEIKVDRRRPSLNPIEAYEILPDYLRRVVTSQPS; this is encoded by the coding sequence ATGGACAAGGCACCGAAGTTACCCATCGACCGCCTGATTGAGGTGGTGCAAAAGGGCGGCACCGTCCGCACCGGGGTGGACGTTTTCAATAAGCAGGGAATTTTACTGCTGGACAAGGAGGTACCGATCACCGACCCCCAGGTGCTGGTGCGGGCCAAAGAGCAGGGAGCCGGAATGGTGCCGATCAACGCAGCCGGCGGCGGGGGAATCTGGGACAGCCAGGGCAACCGGCTGGATTTGCCCAGTGAGGCGCCGGTGCAGAAACCGGTAGCCGGCGGCGGCCGGGGCGGCGAGATCGAGCGGCGGATCAACGAGATTATCGAGACCAAAAGGATCGCGGCGGAAAAGTATCAGCAGGCCAAGGCCTGTCTCCGGCAGATTATGGACTCCATCCGCCGGACCGGCGGCGAATTCGACCTGGAACCGGTGAATGAAACCGTCAAAGGTCTGGCAAATTTTGTCACCAGCCACGACAATTCATTTGCTTACCTGACCCGGGAGATTTTCTCCTGTGACGACTATCTCTACAACCACTCGGTCAACGTCTGCACCATCGGGACAGTGGTGTTGAAAAAGTTCAACAGCAACTTCAGCAATGCGGTCAACAGCCTGCTGAACAATGTACCCACCGGCGGCTTGGGGGAAGAAAAAAGGGACCCCAGTGCCTTCTCTTATTTCCTCCCCGCTGAATTGCAGGATATCTCGCTGGGCTTTTTCCTCCATGACCTGGGCAAGGTGCTGATCGACCCAGAGGTGCTCAATAAAACCGGCCGGCTAAAAGAGAGCGAATTTGCCGAAGTGCGCAAACATGTTACCGAAAAGGCCCGCCTCATCCTGGACAAAAACAGACTGAACAACCCTTATATCGCCAACATCTGCTACTATCACCACGCCAAGCTGTACAGCGCCGAAGAGCGCTGTTACCCGGCCCAGAGCCCGCACCTGATTCCTGCCTATGTTAAGGTTTGCAAGCTGGCCGATGTATATGATGCAATGACCTCCAAGCGCTGCTACCGGGAGGCGCTCAACCCGGTGGGTGCGGTGACCGACATCTTCAACCGTTACGCCAGAAAGGAGCCGCTGCTGCAGTACGTGCTGCACTCCTTTGTCAAGTCGGTGGGCATTTACCCACCGGGCAGCGTGGTTCACCTGACCAACGGCCAGCTTTGCTACGTGCTGGAAAGCGATGGGCCGGTACTGCTGCCGCTGACCGACAGCGAGGGCGAGTCCCTCCGCGACAAACCGGAACTGCTTGATCTGAGCCAGGGCCAGGCCCCCAAGGAAATCAAAGTTGACCGTCGCCGCCCTTCGCTCAACCCCATTGAGGCCTACGAGATTCTGCCGGACTATCTGCGCCGAGTCGTCACCAGCCAACCGTCATGA
- a CDS encoding endonuclease/exonuclease/phosphatase family protein, translating into MMRLRVMSYNIHRAIGVDRLFRPERIARIIKHHEPDLLLLQEVDVGVPRSRNLDLAEELAGLCGYPHRALGLNVALTKGHYGNATLSRFPIVAERNIDLTLPGHKARGCLYTALEIPESNGKSRPLAVFNLHLGLSFNERPRQVGNLVKTPEFAALAPDDPCIVGGDFNDWFTRLSPMFTEVMDFKCASSHQEDFQSPYLTYPSFSPTGGLDKIFVRGPFAIVKRQRCRMQISKIASDHLPVLADLDWQ; encoded by the coding sequence ATGATGCGTTTACGAGTGATGTCGTACAATATTCACCGGGCCATCGGGGTTGATCGCCTTTTTCGCCCCGAGCGGATCGCCCGGATCATCAAGCACCACGAACCCGACCTGCTGCTGCTCCAGGAAGTGGATGTGGGGGTGCCCCGTTCCCGCAACCTGGACCTGGCCGAGGAACTGGCCGGCCTTTGCGGCTATCCGCACCGGGCGCTGGGGCTCAACGTGGCCCTCACCAAGGGGCATTATGGTAATGCTACCTTAAGCCGCTTTCCCATTGTGGCCGAGCGCAACATCGACCTGACCCTGCCCGGCCACAAGGCGCGGGGCTGTCTCTACACGGCCCTTGAGATTCCGGAGAGCAACGGCAAGTCCCGCCCCCTGGCGGTGTTCAATCTGCACCTGGGGCTTTCTTTCAACGAGCGGCCCAGGCAGGTGGGAAACCTGGTCAAGACCCCGGAGTTTGCGGCCCTGGCCCCGGATGACCCCTGCATCGTGGGCGGTGACTTCAACGACTGGTTCACCCGCCTGTCGCCCATGTTCACCGAGGTGATGGACTTCAAATGCGCCTCCAGTCACCAGGAAGATTTTCAGAGCCCTTACCTTACCTACCCATCTTTTTCTCCCACCGGCGGGCTGGATAAGATTTTCGTCCGCGGGCCTTTCGCGATTGTCAAACGCCAGCGCTGCCGGATGCAGATCTCCAAAATCGCCAGCGACCACCTGCCGGTGCTGGCCGACCTGGACTGGCAGTAA
- a CDS encoding alpha/beta hydrolase, translating to MDIRAMNYEKLAHPAIAAALFHPRADWHPPAAPAFDQEVEVVPGVKLPLRYHLGAEAAEAPNLLFFHGNGEVASDYDELGPRFNAAGINLVVAEYRGYGAATGTPSVANLVSDARKLLPVVRATLAERGKSGRLGVMGRSLGSVPAIDLAVSAPAGEVEGLIIESGIAQTLPFLLGLGVDVQDCGLSSEAEGFCNVQKMTLVEKPTYILHAQHDEIIPPGLAEALQAHCGAQSKEFQLVPGAGHNDIIERVGDLYFQALAMFCRKLGQKPRRKKMGVR from the coding sequence ATGGATATTCGTGCAATGAATTACGAAAAACTGGCTCATCCCGCCATTGCCGCGGCCCTGTTTCACCCCCGGGCGGACTGGCACCCCCCCGCGGCGCCGGCGTTTGATCAGGAGGTGGAAGTGGTGCCGGGGGTGAAACTGCCGTTGCGTTACCACCTGGGAGCGGAAGCGGCGGAGGCGCCCAACTTGCTGTTTTTTCACGGTAACGGCGAGGTGGCCAGTGATTACGACGAGCTGGGGCCCCGCTTCAACGCCGCCGGGATCAACCTGGTGGTGGCCGAATACCGGGGCTACGGGGCCGCCACCGGCACCCCGTCGGTTGCCAACCTGGTCAGTGATGCCCGTAAACTGCTGCCGGTGGTCCGCGCTACCCTGGCCGAGCGGGGCAAAAGCGGCCGCCTGGGGGTCATGGGCCGCTCCCTGGGCAGTGTTCCGGCCATTGACCTGGCGGTCAGCGCCCCGGCCGGTGAGGTGGAGGGGTTGATCATCGAAAGCGGCATTGCCCAGACCCTGCCTTTTCTGCTCGGCCTGGGGGTCGACGTGCAGGACTGCGGGCTGAGCAGCGAGGCGGAAGGCTTTTGCAATGTGCAGAAAATGACCCTGGTCGAAAAACCCACCTACATCCTCCATGCCCAGCATGACGAGATCATCCCGCCGGGCCTGGCCGAAGCCCTGCAGGCCCATTGCGGGGCTCAGAGCAAGGAATTTCAACTGGTGCCGGGTGCCGGGCATAACGATATCATCGAGCGGGTGGGGGACCTGTATTTTCAGGCCCTGGCGATGTTCTGCCGCAAGCTGGGGCAAAAGCCCCGGCGCAAAAAAATGGGAGTGCGGTAA
- a CDS encoding metallophosphoesterase: MLLFLSAFFLVYGSLHWLFYRLLKTAWEPGRWRWLLLFVLLLLTLAPVLVRLLERQGLEGTALVAAYAGFYWMGFVFLFAVAALLLSGLGWLLRYRRQRRVLSGDEPGRLGPFLPPAAIFKLALVFALAASFYGHFEARRIIIEEVRLASPKLADFAPAVAAGSGAANEPWPAERPLRIVKITDVHLGLLVQEARLAPMLAAVEQARPDILVATGDIVDGQGDGIAHLAAKIRRLEAPLGKFAILGNHEFYVGAEQSRAFLEEAGFTVLRGESVVIGNRLRIAGVDDRTGIAMGLTPPEQERELLAELPAATYNILLKHQPEIVPGGHVDLQLSGHVHRGQLVPFNFFTWLAYRVPTGLSRAEDGRYLYVGRGTGTWGPPVRFLAPPEVTLIKLYHQ; the protein is encoded by the coding sequence ATGCTGCTCTTTTTATCGGCGTTTTTTTTAGTTTACGGCAGCCTGCACTGGCTTTTTTACCGCCTGCTGAAGACGGCCTGGGAGCCGGGGCGATGGCGCTGGCTGCTGCTGTTTGTCCTGCTGCTGCTGACTTTGGCCCCGGTGCTGGTCCGCCTGCTGGAGCGGCAGGGGCTGGAGGGTACGGCCCTGGTGGCGGCTTATGCCGGTTTTTACTGGATGGGGTTTGTTTTTTTGTTTGCGGTGGCGGCCCTGCTGCTCTCCGGGCTGGGCTGGCTGCTCCGTTATCGCCGGCAGCGGCGAGTCCTGTCAGGCGATGAGCCCGGCCGGTTGGGCCCGTTTTTGCCCCCGGCCGCGATTTTTAAACTGGCCCTGGTTTTTGCCCTGGCCGCCAGCTTTTACGGTCATTTCGAGGCGCGGCGGATCATCATCGAAGAGGTGCGGCTGGCCTCCCCGAAGCTGGCCGATTTTGCCCCGGCCGTTGCCGCGGGCAGCGGGGCGGCAAATGAGCCCTGGCCGGCCGAGCGCCCCCTGCGGATTGTTAAAATAACCGATGTCCACCTGGGGTTGCTGGTCCAGGAAGCCCGACTGGCGCCGATGCTGGCGGCAGTCGAGCAGGCCCGGCCGGATATCCTGGTGGCCACCGGTGATATTGTTGACGGCCAAGGTGACGGGATTGCTCACTTGGCGGCCAAAATCCGCCGCCTGGAGGCCCCGCTGGGCAAATTCGCCATCCTTGGCAACCATGAGTTTTATGTGGGGGCGGAGCAATCCCGGGCGTTTTTGGAGGAGGCCGGTTTTACCGTGCTGCGCGGGGAGAGTGTGGTCATCGGTAACCGCCTGCGCATCGCCGGGGTGGATGATCGTACCGGCATTGCCATGGGGTTGACCCCGCCGGAGCAGGAGCGGGAGCTGCTGGCCGAATTGCCGGCGGCAACATATAATATTCTGCTCAAGCATCAGCCGGAAATCGTGCCCGGCGGGCATGTGGATCTGCAGTTGTCGGGGCATGTGCACCGGGGGCAGCTGGTGCCCTTTAATTTTTTTACCTGGCTGGCCTACCGGGTGCCCACCGGCTTGAGCCGGGCCGAAGATGGCCGCTATCTTTATGTGGGGCGCGGAACCGGTACCTGGGGGCCGCCGGTCCGCTTTCTGGCGCCGCCCGAGGTGACGCTGATCAAGCTTTATCATCAGTAA
- a CDS encoding nitroreductase family protein, whose protein sequence is MSMELISVDRKKCKRDGICMAGCPFGLISESEDGGYPATRRAAARICIDCGHCLAVCPHGALSLKGQGPDSCLPLDRRLVPSAEATALLLRSRRSIRNYKDKPVPREVLGELLDISRWAPSVKNAQPTKWLIIESPSEKNRMIELTVDWMRANNSFPGAVSAWEEGKDKILNGAPHLVIAYASDKALKPEIDCTIALTYLDLAAHGKGLGTCWAGLFLAAAFNHPPLLEALALPENHRVHGALMLGYPKFRFARIPQRNPIDATWR, encoded by the coding sequence ATGAGCATGGAACTGATTTCCGTTGACCGGAAAAAATGTAAACGTGACGGCATCTGCATGGCAGGGTGCCCATTCGGCTTAATCAGCGAAAGCGAGGATGGCGGTTATCCCGCCACCAGACGGGCAGCGGCCCGGATCTGCATCGACTGCGGGCACTGCCTGGCGGTTTGCCCCCACGGCGCATTAAGCTTAAAGGGTCAGGGCCCGGACAGCTGCCTGCCGCTGGACCGGCGCCTTGTCCCCAGTGCCGAAGCCACCGCCCTGCTGCTGCGCAGCCGGCGGAGCATCCGCAACTACAAAGACAAACCGGTGCCCCGAGAAGTTCTTGGTGAATTGCTGGATATCAGCCGCTGGGCCCCGTCGGTTAAAAACGCCCAGCCCACCAAGTGGCTGATTATTGAATCGCCCTCCGAGAAAAACCGGATGATCGAGCTGACGGTGGACTGGATGCGGGCCAACAACTCCTTTCCGGGAGCGGTCAGCGCCTGGGAGGAAGGCAAGGACAAGATCCTGAACGGGGCGCCGCATCTGGTGATCGCTTACGCCTCGGATAAGGCCCTGAAACCTGAAATAGACTGCACCATCGCCCTGACCTACCTGGACCTGGCCGCCCACGGCAAGGGGCTGGGCACCTGCTGGGCCGGCCTTTTCCTGGCCGCCGCCTTCAACCACCCGCCCCTGCTGGAAGCCCTGGCGCTGCCGGAAAATCACCGGGTGCACGGCGCCCTGATGCTGGGCTACCCCAAGTTCCGCTTCGCCCGCATCCCCCAGCGCAACCCGATTGACGCCACCTGGCGCTAG
- a CDS encoding methylenetetrahydrofolate reductase C-terminal domain-containing protein yields the protein MIIAERKPVNEIVEMVRDAKRVLVLGCRGCVSVCSAGGEREVELLSSLIRLGKQKQGQKAEVIGATLVRQCDKEYVDEIDQWQGQYDAIVSMACGVGVNFIANLRPNDQVYPAVNTTSFGGSTEQGVWSEQCAGCGDCVLHLTGGLCPVARCAKSLMNGPCGGSVEGRCEIHQEVPCIWQFIHERLNRFERREDLERVAPIRDWRSAGHGGPRKTVRPDLTL from the coding sequence ATGATTATCGCTGAACGTAAACCGGTTAACGAAATCGTGGAAATGGTCCGGGATGCCAAGCGCGTTCTGGTATTGGGCTGTCGCGGCTGTGTTTCGGTCTGCTCCGCCGGCGGCGAGCGGGAAGTTGAACTGCTCAGTTCGCTTATTCGCCTGGGCAAACAGAAACAGGGGCAAAAGGCCGAGGTGATCGGCGCCACCCTAGTGCGCCAGTGCGACAAGGAGTATGTCGACGAGATCGATCAGTGGCAGGGGCAGTACGACGCCATTGTCTCCATGGCCTGCGGGGTGGGGGTGAACTTTATTGCCAACCTGCGCCCCAACGACCAGGTTTATCCGGCGGTCAACACCACCAGCTTCGGCGGCTCCACCGAGCAGGGGGTGTGGAGCGAGCAGTGCGCCGGCTGCGGTGACTGCGTGCTGCATCTCACCGGCGGCCTTTGCCCGGTGGCCCGCTGTGCCAAAAGCCTGATGAACGGACCCTGCGGCGGTTCGGTGGAAGGCCGCTGCGAGATTCACCAGGAAGTGCCCTGCATCTGGCAGTTCATTCACGAGCGGCTCAACCGTTTCGAGCGCCGGGAAGATCTGGAGCGGGTGGCCCCCATTCGTGACTGGCGCAGCGCCGGCCACGGCGGCCCCCGAAAAACGGTGCGCCCCGACCTCACCCTGTAA
- a CDS encoding hydrogenase iron-sulfur subunit, whose protein sequence is MAFTPNIQVFCCHYTSQQALAEGREGLTADGFPPNANINRLVCGGKLKVSDLLAAFEQGADGVCVVGCRPDECHNLMGSQRAARRVLAVKKALEELEVEPERVAMFHLERGFHPEFVRVTQEMNEKVQQLGPSPFKGEQG, encoded by the coding sequence ATGGCCTTTACTCCGAATATTCAAGTTTTCTGTTGTCATTACACCTCTCAGCAGGCCCTGGCCGAGGGGCGGGAAGGGCTCACCGCCGACGGTTTTCCGCCCAACGCCAACATCAACCGGCTGGTCTGCGGCGGCAAACTCAAGGTTTCCGATCTGCTGGCCGCCTTCGAGCAGGGGGCCGACGGAGTCTGCGTGGTCGGCTGCCGGCCCGATGAGTGCCACAACCTGATGGGCAGTCAGCGGGCCGCCCGGCGGGTGCTGGCGGTGAAAAAAGCCCTGGAAGAGCTGGAAGTGGAGCCCGAGCGGGTGGCCATGTTCCACCTGGAGCGCGGCTTTCACCCCGAGTTTGTCCGGGTGACCCAGGAGATGAATGAAAAAGTCCAACAACTCGGGCCCAGTCCGTTCAAGGGGGAGCAAGGATGA
- a CDS encoding 4Fe-4S dicluster domain-containing protein has translation MAITNKEISAAFSAEVTARPGGEHLNRCYSCGACSGACPVSQAIPDFDPRRLIHMIRMGLKERLLSSELLSYCSGCRSCVFVCPQDVKFAEIVGALRELALEQGLLTEEDLLARGKAAWVERDQCVSCLTCVRVCPWRIPVIDQGGRAHIDAKECRACGICPEECPAGAIKLNQSADERLIAAAGGGR, from the coding sequence ATGGCGATTACCAACAAGGAGATTAGTGCGGCCTTCAGCGCCGAGGTTACGGCCCGGCCCGGCGGTGAGCACCTTAACCGCTGTTATTCTTGCGGGGCCTGCAGCGGCGCCTGCCCGGTCAGCCAGGCGATTCCGGATTTCGATCCGCGCCGGCTGATCCATATGATCCGTATGGGGTTGAAAGAGCGCCTGCTCAGCTCGGAGTTGCTCAGCTATTGTTCCGGCTGCCGCAGCTGCGTGTTCGTTTGCCCCCAGGATGTTAAATTTGCCGAGATCGTCGGCGCCCTGCGGGAACTGGCCCTGGAGCAGGGGCTGCTCACCGAAGAGGACCTGTTGGCGCGTGGCAAGGCGGCATGGGTGGAGCGTGACCAGTGTGTCTCCTGCCTTACCTGCGTGCGGGTCTGCCCCTGGCGGATTCCGGTAATCGACCAGGGCGGTCGGGCCCATATCGACGCCAAGGAGTGCCGGGCCTGTGGGATCTGTCCCGAAGAGTGCCCGGCCGGGGCCATTAAACTCAACCAGTCCGCCGATGAGCGGCTGATCGCCGCCGCCGGCGGCGGCCGCTAA
- a CDS encoding KpsF/GutQ family sugar-phosphate isomerase, whose amino-acid sequence MSVEQAREVLRIEAEGILALIDQVGDEFARAVELIMNCPSRLVLTGIGKSGIIGQKIAATLNSTGTPAFFLHPVEAMHGDLGVVDPRDVILAISYSGETAELNQLLPTLKKRGAAIIAMTGRPESSMARGADVVLSVTVPREACPLGLAPTASTTASLAMGDALAVVLLNRKKFDARAFRRNHPGGSLGERLKVRVAEVMLTGDGIPRVDSTASLAEALAELNRKNLGAVLVMASAHRMAGILTDGDVRRMLARGEGPETLTLAQVMTADPKSISAELLAADALSIMQRHEVTVLPVTDDERQLIGILHLQDLLGKGEFRFLV is encoded by the coding sequence ATGAGTGTTGAGCAGGCCAGGGAGGTTTTACGCATTGAAGCCGAGGGGATTCTGGCCCTGATCGACCAGGTGGGGGATGAGTTTGCCCGGGCCGTGGAGTTGATCATGAATTGCCCCAGCCGGCTGGTGCTGACCGGCATCGGCAAGTCCGGCATCATTGGCCAGAAGATTGCCGCCACCCTGAACTCCACCGGCACCCCGGCTTTCTTTCTCCACCCGGTGGAGGCCATGCACGGGGACTTGGGGGTGGTGGACCCCCGGGATGTGATTCTGGCCATCTCCTACAGCGGTGAAACCGCCGAGCTGAATCAGCTCCTGCCGACCCTGAAAAAACGGGGGGCGGCCATCATTGCCATGACCGGGCGGCCCGAATCCAGCATGGCCCGGGGGGCCGACGTGGTTCTCTCGGTGACGGTGCCCCGCGAAGCCTGCCCCCTGGGGCTGGCCCCCACCGCCAGCACCACCGCCTCGCTGGCCATGGGCGATGCCCTGGCGGTGGTGCTGCTCAATCGCAAAAAATTCGATGCCCGGGCCTTCCGGCGCAATCACCCCGGCGGCAGCCTGGGCGAACGCCTGAAGGTGCGGGTGGCCGAGGTGATGCTCACCGGCGACGGGATTCCCCGGGTCGACAGTACCGCCTCTTTGGCCGAAGCGTTAGCCGAACTCAACCGCAAGAATCTGGGCGCGGTGCTGGTTATGGCATCGGCCCATCGGATGGCGGGCATTCTCACCGACGGCGATGTCCGGCGGATGCTGGCCCGGGGAGAAGGACCCGAAACGCTGACCCTGGCCCAGGTGATGACCGCCGACCCCAAAAGCATCAGCGCCGAACTGCTGGCCGCCGACGCGCTGAGCATTATGCAGCGCCACGAAGTCACGGTGCTGCCGGTCACCGACGATGAGCGGCAGTTGATCGGCATTCTCCACCTGCAGGATCTGCTGGGCAAAGGCGAATTTCGCTTTCTGGTTTGA